DNA from Candidatus Saccharimonadales bacterium:
TTACAGGCAAGAAACCATGAAACAGATTTTAAACGATAACCAGCTACAAAATATGACAGTTCCAACTGTCGAGCTCAGCCATCACCAGGCTCAACTGCGTCATGTACTTGTTTCGCGTGCCGCGACAAAGGCGAACAAAATAACAATTTTAGGAGTTATAAAGTATATGAATAAGCGATTTTTAATTGGCGCAAGTGCAGTTGGAGTTTTCGCGCTCGCAGTTGTAATGATGACGGCCGTAAATCAGTCGCCAGCTAGCGCAATGCAGCTAGCGCGCGACAGCTCCGCGGCCCTGCAGTCAATCGGTTTTAGCGACAAAGACGTAGAGGGTTTGAGCGAGCAAGAAATTACGTATAAAAAATATATTCCGCAGTTTTTGAGCTGGTTAGGATCGGCGCAAAAAGCAAGCGATCTTAAATTACTTAGCTATGATGAAGTTTTAAGTAAGTATCCCGACGTCTTGAACGCAGATTCTACTGAGTTGCTTAGGGTTATTGATAATCCGCAGGACGGTGAATCACCTAAATTAGAGCAACTTAGGTATCTAGAATTCACCCTGCACGAAGGCGAAGCCGAGTACAAGATCGTCGTAGGTGTGAACCAAAACGATGTACCAGAGGCAGCGATGATGAAAGTCGTCACTCCTGGCAAATCAACCGTAAATGAATAAATCTAAAAGCGCGCCTGTATAAGGCGCGCTTTTTATTTGGCTAGTTTTTTTCGAGCGAAATTTCTAGCTCTACCCCATCAACCTTACATTTTGCCTCAAACTTGTACGTTTTATCCGATATTTCTTCGGCTAGGGTTTCGGCTGCTATTGTCGCGCTATGTTCTTCAATCGCTTTTTTAAGCTCCTCGTCATTCGTTACAAGACTTAACTTTATGCGATCATCAACTTGTAGATCGGCTTGTTTGCGCGCGTTTTGCACATTGCGAACAACTTCGCGCATTTGTCCTTCGCGCTTTAACTCGGGAGTGATTTTAACGTCGAGTTCAACTTTTTTACCCCACTCAACTTGCTTAACATTTACTTCGTCGGCAATCACCTCTTTGTAAATATCGTCGAGTTTCGGTACAGCAACTTTTTGCAAAGGCTGACGAACTTTGACTTTGGCGGCAGCGCGCTGGCTCAACCCTTCGTTAATGTATTCGCGCGTTTTTGCCATTTGGTCCAATAGACTCTGATCAACTTCACTCGCTTTTGGCCAATCACTCAAGTGAACAGACTCGCCCCCATTTAAGTCACGGTAAACTTTATCACTAATAAATGGAGCCCACGGCGCAAGCAACTGACAAGTCTTCACTAAAACGTAGTGCAAGGTTTCGTATGCGTGGTTTTTGTCGCTGTCGTCTTCACTCTTCCAAAAACGGCGACGGCTGCGCCGAATAAACCAATTAGACAGATCGTCGACCAGTTCAAAAACTGGATTAATCGCGTGCGCTAACTTGTAATCGTCGGCCTGCTTTGTAACTTCGACGATTGTTTGATTCAAGCGCGCTAAAATCCACTTATCTAGAACGTTTTCGCTATTTAACCGGCCAACTGGCTTAAAGTTGTCGATGTCGGCGTACATTTTGTAAAAACGATACGAGTTCATGAGCGTCCCTAAAACATTGCGATTTAGGTCTTTCATGCCGTCGCGGTTAAAGCGCATATAGTCGGCGCTCACAGCTTGGTTGTTGCTAAGCAAATATAAGCGCAAGCTGTCGGCGCCCTCGTTGTTAAATACGTCGTCTAGTGGCGGATAGTTTTTTAGGCGTTTGCTTAATTTTTGACCATCGGCGGCCATGATCATGCCGTTAACCAGCACGTTTTTGTAGGCCGGGCGATCAAACAGGATTGTCGAAATTACATGCTGGACATAAAACCAAAGCCGCGTTTGGTCCAAACCTTCGCCTATGTAGTCAGCTGGGAAAGATTTTTTAAACTTCTCCACGTTTTCGAACGGATAGTGCTGCTGCGCAACGGGCATCGACCCACTCTCGAACCAGCAGTCGATGACCTCTTCTACACGCCTGTAGGTTTTGCCGTCTTTTGTGAAAGTAATTTTATCGATAAACGGACGGTGTAAGTCGTCTACATCGATGTCGTTTCCGGCGAGTTTTTTAAGCTCGGCAATGCTTTCTACTACAATGTAATCATCTTGGTTGGCCTCGTTTACCCAAACTGGCATCGGCGCACCCCAATAACGATTGCGGCTAATCGCCCAGTCGCGCGCACCGGCAAGCCACTTTCCAAAACGACCATCTTTGATGTGGTTCGGGCTCCAATTAATGCTTTCGGCAGTTTTTAGCATCTGGTCTTTGATTTCAGAAACTTTTATAAACCAGGTGTCGATTGCGTAATACAAAAGTGGACTATCACAGCGATAACAAAACGGGTACGTGTGTTCTTTTGTTTCGGCAGCGAATACCATTCCGCGATCTGTTAAATGCGCGATGATAGCTTTATCGGCACCTTTAAAAAATTTGCCTTCAACTTCGTCAAAGCCAATGCCGCCGACAATTTTACCGGCGGTATCTACCGTATGCAAGACATCTAAGACCTTCTCTGTTCCTAAACTTAGGTCATCTTCGCCGAAAGCTGGCGCAACGTGCAAAACACCGGTACCATCTTCGACACTTACAAAACTAGCTGGCCAAACTTTGTACATAAAGTCTGGGATTCCGGCCGCATACTTGTCGAGTTTAAATAATGGTTCATAGTTTTTGCCGATTAGCTCGTCGGCCTCGACTTCTTTTAAGATTTCAAAATCGTGCTCATCTTTAAAAACCTCATTTAGGCGTTTTTTAGCGACAATTAAAATCTCGCTGCCAGATTCTGTTTTTAGATCTACATAAACATAAGTTTCGTTGGGGTTTACAGCGATCGCAGCGTTACCTGGTAAGCTCCAAGGGGTCGTTGTCCAGCCGAGCAAAGAGGCATCCTCACCTACTAATTTGAATTTTACAAACAAACTTGGATCTGGCACGTTATCACGATAGCCTTCGTTTACCTCAAAGTTGCTTAGAGGAGTTTCACATCGTGGACAATACGGCATGCTTTTGTAGCCTTTATATAGCAAACCTTTGTCGTGAATTTGCTTCATTACCCACCAAACGCTTTCGGTGTAGTCGCGATCTACTGTTGCGTAGGCATTTTTAACATCAGTCCAACGGCCTATGCGGCCAAAAAAGTCCTCCCATTCACCTTTGTA
Protein-coding regions in this window:
- the ileS gene encoding isoleucine--tRNA ligase, with the protein product MEEPKKSNLANIEEEMLATWQKENTFEKSLQQRKGSEVFSFYDGPPFANGLPHFGHSLVTAIKDSLGRYKTMQGYYVERRNGWDCHGLPVEFAIEKQFGVSGKKQILELGLEKFNAACRESIFMYKGEWEDFFGRIGRWTDVKNAYATVDRDYTESVWWVMKQIHDKGLLYKGYKSMPYCPRCETPLSNFEVNEGYRDNVPDPSLFVKFKLVGEDASLLGWTTTPWSLPGNAAIAVNPNETYVYVDLKTESGSEILIVAKKRLNEVFKDEHDFEILKEVEADELIGKNYEPLFKLDKYAAGIPDFMYKVWPASFVSVEDGTGVLHVAPAFGEDDLSLGTEKVLDVLHTVDTAGKIVGGIGFDEVEGKFFKGADKAIIAHLTDRGMVFAAETKEHTYPFCYRCDSPLLYYAIDTWFIKVSEIKDQMLKTAESINWSPNHIKDGRFGKWLAGARDWAISRNRYWGAPMPVWVNEANQDDYIVVESIAELKKLAGNDIDVDDLHRPFIDKITFTKDGKTYRRVEEVIDCWFESGSMPVAQQHYPFENVEKFKKSFPADYIGEGLDQTRLWFYVQHVISTILFDRPAYKNVLVNGMIMAADGQKLSKRLKNYPPLDDVFNNEGADSLRLYLLSNNQAVSADYMRFNRDGMKDLNRNVLGTLMNSYRFYKMYADIDNFKPVGRLNSENVLDKWILARLNQTIVEVTKQADDYKLAHAINPVFELVDDLSNWFIRRSRRRFWKSEDDSDKNHAYETLHYVLVKTCQLLAPWAPFISDKVYRDLNGGESVHLSDWPKASEVDQSLLDQMAKTREYINEGLSQRAAAKVKVRQPLQKVAVPKLDDIYKEVIADEVNVKQVEWGKKVELDVKITPELKREGQMREVVRNVQNARKQADLQVDDRIKLSLVTNDEELKKAIEEHSATIAAETLAEEISDKTYKFEAKCKVDGVELEISLEKN